In the Flavisolibacter tropicus genome, one interval contains:
- a CDS encoding S41 family peptidase, with translation MNLRLPLFTGAFVVLLGTNIQAQVASNIKTQTYFSDPALSPDGKELAFVSGGDIWTAAAIGGEARLLVSHPAMESRPMYSPDGKKLAFVSTRSGNGDIYILDMGTGVVTRLTFDDGNEELSAWSKDGQYIYFSSTSQDIAGMRDVFRVKVTGGTPMIVSGDRYVNEYFATPSPDGKTIALSARGFGSHQWWRQGRSHLDESEIWLLNEKEGKYTRVAEKGARQLWPMWSTDGKTLYYVSDRDGQQNLWMQPVGGTASKLTTFTKGRVLWPSIAANGNTIVFERDFAIWKYDLNTKEAKPIALSLRGAPAGVAVEQVRLNSGFSNLELSPDGKKLAFVAHGDVFVAGTKDGGDATRVTNTAGMESELVWTKNSNAVIYVSDRDNQTNIYQYHFLTGKETQLTKAMGDEGGLTLSVDGKKLAFIRNRNELHVLDLVTQKDVLLTKGNFNFSPIGSGGTLSWSPNGQWIAFASYGQKSLRNISVVSAQGGEEHPVSFLANVFGGEVLWGRDGKSILFITGQRTENSSVARVDLQPRQPRFREDQFRDLFTEPQPLTTTPTPAVKSDPVIDSMSSVTKQVDGIVWEGIRQRLSLLPLGVDVQSIDLSKDGNTLVLTANIGGQSNLFTYSLDELSREAPVLKQVTFSSGFKSNVQLSADGKEVYFLESGRIQSVNLDTKNVKPVAVTAEMAVDFNKEKLEVFRQAWELQNDGFYDDKFHGADWQAVKRTYEPLAAGAQTPDELRRILNLMVGELNASHSGVSGSTPLAFQVGRLGLRFDRSVYEKEGKLLVSEVVALSPAALAGSIKPGDYLLAVDGVSLNSNVSLEQQLENKVGKRVVLRVSSGSNNRDVVVKPVSQPVEKGLLYKQWVQQNREYVAKASGGKLGYVHMFDMGQGSLDQLYLDMDAENHAREGVVVDIRNNNGGFVNAYALDVLSRKGYMTMTVRGLPPAPARTQLGQRALDAPTILVTNQHSLSDAEDFSEGYRSLGLGKVVGEPTAGWIIYTSNITLFDGTVVRLPFIKITDNKGKNMELAPRPVDIPVSNTLGEKGRDQQLDTAVKELLLQVEKKS, from the coding sequence ATGAATTTGCGACTCCCATTATTTACGGGTGCTTTTGTAGTACTATTAGGTACTAACATACAAGCACAAGTGGCTTCTAACATTAAGACACAAACATATTTTTCAGATCCTGCCTTGTCGCCCGATGGAAAGGAACTAGCCTTTGTTTCAGGTGGCGATATCTGGACAGCTGCTGCCATAGGCGGTGAAGCTCGGTTATTAGTATCGCACCCCGCTATGGAATCACGCCCTATGTATTCGCCCGATGGTAAAAAGTTGGCCTTTGTCTCTACCCGCTCTGGCAACGGCGATATCTACATTCTGGATATGGGAACAGGGGTGGTGACAAGGTTAACGTTTGATGACGGCAATGAGGAACTAAGCGCTTGGTCGAAAGATGGGCAGTACATTTACTTTTCCTCTACCAGCCAGGATATTGCCGGTATGCGTGATGTGTTTCGTGTAAAGGTTACTGGTGGCACCCCCATGATTGTTTCTGGTGATCGCTATGTCAATGAATATTTTGCTACTCCTTCTCCTGATGGCAAAACAATAGCCTTATCTGCTCGGGGCTTTGGATCGCACCAGTGGTGGCGCCAGGGGCGTAGTCATCTGGATGAATCCGAGATATGGTTGTTGAATGAAAAAGAGGGCAAGTATACGCGTGTGGCCGAAAAAGGCGCCCGTCAGTTGTGGCCGATGTGGAGTACCGATGGTAAAACATTGTACTATGTATCGGATCGCGATGGACAACAAAACCTTTGGATGCAGCCGGTAGGTGGTACTGCCAGCAAACTGACAACCTTTACCAAAGGAAGGGTACTGTGGCCTTCAATAGCCGCAAATGGCAATACGATCGTTTTTGAGCGAGATTTTGCCATTTGGAAATATGATCTGAACACTAAAGAAGCTAAGCCAATTGCACTTAGTTTGAGAGGAGCTCCGGCAGGGGTTGCTGTAGAACAGGTGCGATTGAACAGTGGCTTTAGCAACCTGGAACTTTCTCCGGACGGAAAAAAACTGGCCTTTGTAGCGCACGGAGATGTATTTGTGGCCGGCACTAAAGATGGCGGCGATGCCACTCGTGTTACCAATACAGCAGGAATGGAGTCTGAGTTAGTATGGACGAAAAACAGTAACGCTGTTATCTATGTATCGGATCGGGATAACCAGACCAATATTTACCAATACCATTTTCTTACAGGAAAGGAGACACAGTTGACCAAAGCCATGGGTGATGAGGGAGGGCTGACCCTTTCTGTCGATGGCAAAAAGCTAGCATTTATCCGTAACCGAAACGAGCTTCATGTTTTAGACCTGGTTACACAAAAAGACGTGTTGCTGACCAAGGGCAACTTTAATTTTTCCCCTATAGGTTCTGGGGGTACGTTGAGCTGGTCTCCTAATGGACAATGGATTGCTTTTGCTAGTTATGGTCAAAAGTCGTTACGTAACATTAGCGTAGTATCGGCCCAAGGTGGTGAGGAGCATCCTGTGAGCTTCCTTGCGAATGTATTTGGCGGTGAAGTATTGTGGGGCCGCGATGGTAAGTCAATTTTATTTATCACAGGACAACGTACTGAGAATAGTTCAGTTGCCCGTGTCGATCTGCAGCCGCGCCAGCCTCGTTTCCGTGAGGATCAGTTTAGAGACCTCTTTACAGAACCACAACCATTAACAACTACTCCAACACCAGCAGTCAAATCTGACCCTGTTATCGATTCAATGAGCAGTGTTACCAAGCAAGTTGATGGCATTGTATGGGAAGGTATAAGACAACGCCTAAGTCTTTTACCTTTAGGTGTAGATGTGCAAAGTATTGATCTAAGTAAAGATGGCAATACACTGGTATTGACAGCAAACATTGGTGGTCAATCCAACCTGTTTACTTATTCATTGGATGAATTGTCGCGTGAGGCTCCCGTATTGAAGCAAGTAACTTTCAGTTCTGGTTTTAAGAGTAATGTACAATTGTCTGCAGATGGTAAAGAGGTTTACTTTTTAGAAAGCGGACGTATACAATCAGTGAATCTTGATACAAAAAACGTAAAACCAGTTGCCGTCACAGCGGAAATGGCTGTTGATTTCAACAAGGAGAAATTAGAAGTGTTCCGTCAGGCATGGGAATTACAGAATGATGGTTTCTATGATGATAAATTTCATGGTGCGGATTGGCAGGCTGTGAAGCGGACCTATGAGCCATTGGCCGCAGGAGCGCAAACCCCAGATGAATTACGCCGTATCCTAAACCTTATGGTAGGAGAGCTTAATGCCTCACATTCCGGAGTGTCAGGCTCTACGCCACTTGCTTTCCAGGTGGGGCGCCTTGGTTTGCGTTTTGACCGGAGCGTATATGAGAAAGAGGGCAAACTGCTGGTCAGTGAAGTAGTAGCACTTAGCCCGGCCGCATTAGCTGGAAGTATAAAGCCGGGGGACTATTTGTTGGCAGTAGATGGAGTTAGTTTAAATAGCAACGTCAGCCTGGAACAACAACTTGAAAATAAAGTGGGAAAAAGGGTTGTGTTGCGCGTAAGTAGTGGCAGTAACAATAGGGATGTAGTTGTAAAACCGGTAAGCCAGCCCGTAGAAAAAGGGTTGCTATATAAGCAATGGGTACAGCAAAACCGGGAATATGTAGCTAAGGCTAGTGGAGGCAAGCTGGGATATGTGCACATGTTTGATATGGGGCAAGGGTCGCTGGACCAATTGTACCTGGATATGGATGCCGAAAACCACGCACGAGAAGGTGTAGTAGTAGATATCCGCAATAACAATGGTGGTTTTGTAAATGCTTATGCGCTAGATGTTTTATCACGCAAAGGGTATATGACCATGACCGTTAGAGGCCTGCCACCGGCGCCTGCCCGCACACAATTAGGACAGCGGGCGCTTGATGCACCTACCATTCTGGTAACGAACCAGCACTCCCTTTCCGACGCAGAAGATTTCTCAGAAGGATATCGTTCCTTAGGTTTGGGAAAAGTAGTAGGAGAGCCTACGGCTGGCTGGATCATTTATACTTCCAACATAACGCTGTTTGATGGTACCGTTGTACGCCTGCCCTTTATTAAGATCACAGATAATAAAGGGAAAAATATGGAGTTGGCACCACGCCCTGTAGATATACCTGTATCTAATACTTTAGGTGAGAAAGGTCGTGACCAGCAACTGGATACTGCAGTGAAAGAATTACTGTTGCAGGTTGAAAAGAAAAGTTAG
- a CDS encoding response regulator transcription factor, which produces MEQKILIVDDEAHIRMLIEQTLEELEDEGVDFFTAENGEQALQIIQEEEPQLVFLDVMMPKMNGMEVCSRVKKELGLEKVFIILLTAKGQELDKQKGQEVGADLYMTKPFDPEIVLNKAKEVLALL; this is translated from the coding sequence ATGGAACAAAAAATATTAATAGTTGATGACGAAGCGCATATACGCATGCTCATTGAGCAAACATTGGAAGAACTGGAGGATGAAGGAGTAGATTTTTTTACTGCAGAAAACGGTGAGCAGGCATTACAAATCATTCAGGAGGAAGAGCCACAACTGGTTTTCCTGGATGTAATGATGCCTAAAATGAATGGTATGGAAGTCTGCAGCCGTGTAAAAAAGGAATTAGGCTTAGAAAAGGTCTTTATAATACTGCTTACAGCCAAAGGCCAGGAATTAGATAAACAAAAAGGCCAGGAAGTTGGCGCAGACCTATATATGACCAAACCATTTGATCCTGAAATTGTATTAAATAAAGCCAAAGAAGTGTTAGCACTTTTGTAA
- a CDS encoding adenylate/guanylate cyclase domain-containing protein → MARLTLKNIISKKNDVSILLSSLVEQLKTSVKVEDENGNLLFGDSTAPANVQYPITIENEVFGWVKGNEKATVISEFLSHLLQMEAEKRKLGSEILNLYQEVNLIFNFSEQLATTIDPLAIAQTTLNEASRVIRSDNGAVLLWNEKSNQLQILASSGDKLFSEEKINTNLSLIFKMVSSGRSEIVSDTIALIETGILLQPIQSLLYAALKVKHRIMGAIILANITPIHYTAADLKLLTTLALQSSSAIESALLYEKNIREAKEREETMRSIYKATEKFVPFEFIKSLGCSVITDVRLGDHVEKIVTVLFSDIRDYTTLAEQMTPEENFSFVCSFNKLMGPIINEHNGFINQYLGDAIMAIFPGNASDALAAAIEMQKTIQEFNRKRQLNNETLIHIGIGMHTGPLIMGITGDHDRMDATTIADTVNTASRLESLTKHYKGKIIISEDSLQQMNHQKEFQFRYLGKVQLKGKQVPIGIHECFSGDTTEEIKKKTASLVSFNQGMLHYLHKDFDKAYGHFQKVIEGNSNDLTAVFFMANASHFMKNGIPENWSEVEEMHIK, encoded by the coding sequence ATGGCCAGGTTAACTCTTAAAAATATAATTAGCAAAAAGAATGATGTTTCTATACTTCTTTCCTCCTTGGTCGAGCAATTGAAAACGAGCGTAAAAGTAGAAGATGAAAATGGCAATTTATTGTTTGGTGATAGTACGGCACCTGCCAATGTTCAATACCCAATCACAATAGAAAATGAAGTATTCGGTTGGGTCAAAGGCAATGAAAAAGCAACAGTAATTAGCGAGTTCCTTTCACATCTCTTACAAATGGAAGCTGAGAAAAGAAAACTTGGTAGTGAAATTTTAAACCTCTATCAAGAAGTCAACCTGATCTTCAATTTTTCAGAACAGCTGGCAACAACTATTGACCCTCTAGCTATTGCTCAAACAACGCTGAATGAAGCCAGTCGCGTGATCAGATCTGATAATGGAGCCGTTCTATTGTGGAATGAAAAAAGCAACCAACTACAAATATTGGCTTCATCGGGAGATAAATTATTCAGTGAAGAAAAAATAAATACTAATCTAAGTTTAATATTTAAAATGGTATCTAGTGGGCGATCGGAGATCGTTAGTGATACCATTGCATTAATAGAAACCGGTATACTTTTGCAACCTATCCAATCCCTTTTATATGCTGCCCTAAAAGTAAAGCACCGCATAATGGGCGCCATTATACTAGCCAACATTACCCCTATTCATTATACCGCAGCGGACTTAAAACTCCTTACCACACTAGCGTTGCAATCTTCATCTGCCATAGAAAGCGCGTTACTGTATGAGAAAAATATCCGTGAAGCAAAAGAAAGGGAAGAAACAATGCGTAGCATTTACAAGGCCACAGAAAAATTTGTTCCTTTTGAATTCATCAAATCATTGGGCTGTAGTGTAATTACCGATGTGAGACTTGGTGATCATGTTGAAAAAATTGTAACTGTTCTTTTTTCTGATATCCGCGACTACACTACGCTTGCAGAACAAATGACTCCTGAAGAAAACTTTAGTTTCGTTTGCTCTTTCAATAAATTAATGGGACCGATCATTAATGAACACAATGGTTTTATAAACCAATACCTGGGTGATGCCATAATGGCTATATTCCCGGGTAATGCCTCAGATGCACTTGCCGCTGCTATTGAAATGCAAAAAACAATACAAGAATTCAACAGGAAACGACAACTAAATAACGAAACACTTATTCATATTGGAATAGGAATGCATACCGGTCCTCTTATCATGGGTATTACTGGCGATCATGATCGAATGGATGCCACAACCATAGCTGATACCGTGAATACAGCATCGCGATTAGAAAGTCTTACAAAACATTATAAAGGGAAAATTATTATTAGTGAAGATTCTTTACAACAAATGAATCATCAAAAGGAGTTTCAGTTCCGTTATCTTGGAAAAGTTCAATTAAAAGGCAAACAAGTGCCAATTGGTATTCATGAATGTTTTAGTGGAGATACTACTGAAGAAATCAAAAAAAAGACAGCATCACTCGTTTCTTTTAACCAAGGCATGCTGCATTACTTACATAAAGATTTTGACAAGGCGTACGGTCACTTTCAAAAGGTAATAGAAGGCAACAGCAATGATTTAACTGCAGTTTTTTTTATGGCAAATGCCTCCCATTTTATGAAGAATGGAATACCAGAAAATTGGTCAGAGGTAGAAGAAATGCATATTAAGTAA
- a CDS encoding PAS domain S-box protein, with the protein MLKNLWPAKIRTQLILGIALVHLGMMAFFVFDMVERQRTFLKKQNHDQTVSLVSDFAVNANSFIVSNDFDRLERLVRSHGNFPNLKYAMILSPDGLVLAHTNTAFVGLNVSDSISLRLRNVRQTQTLIENNRILDIAVPILQNRNIVGWARVGVGQEYIYDNLFIILRNGILYIVLALVIGSFFAFLIGRKLSNGLYKLIDVTKKIKNGDRNVRVAGSNSFEIDELGMALNQMLDEISTNERLLSKMLENMPVGVWIINEKGDIVSANAAAKEIWGGAIYGAIEVYSEYKAWNTVTHRRIQPNEWGATIALEKGIPVLNQEIAIEGFDKSRKILLNSAIPLTDSNGKINGAIAINVDITEEKENTAKLKEREGQLRIFVEHSPASLAMFDAEMNYMVVSRRWLMDYGLKEKEVIGRCHYDVFPNVPERWKQIHQRCLTGTIEKCEEDTVIGKNGALEWIKWEIHPWCKASGEIGGIIMLTEVITEKKETDLRFKNLVEKALIGIWIIQNERFVYVNPRLAEKLGYTDDELLQMDSIYSVIYHKDIELVKAKLQLRLEGETENTQYEIRCRRKDGKIIWVEVNGSETLFMGAKAVIGVMKNITERKEFESLILHEKKLSETIINGLPGIFYMADKEGRLIRWNKNFETISGYTHREVGQMYATDFVEISEIDLALSIRQEAFLRGKASVEMPILTKQKHRLIFYITFMPVLYNDEQYILGIGIDFTEKKKTERALLKKNWENNERVKELRCLYKLSELSYSKQLAIEDIMIECVAIIPPAYQYPDITYVKLEFGDKSFKSQKFFETEWKQEASISIKGNKIGKLSVYYSEERPVFDEGPFLNEERYLITSIAEILSNAIERKMAEGEVLKLNRLYQFTSNINEMMLRAADDETIFAEACQIAIDHGGFQMAWVGLYNEVLDSITPVAWAGNENGFLEAKNYKSLPVSTATTPVARAIRSRKPYCFNNVSNNPGVADLRELMLERNYQSGISLPILVNGKVVAAFIIMMSESNFFNETEIKLLQKVTDNIAYALDKVRIKHLQVKSEAELRESEEKFRRLVEESLVGVFILHQEKFMYVNLQFEKISGYSKEQLLKNLRFDNLVHNDDLQRVWAKYKNRFNGPKVADHYLLKAKHRNGSVVHVELIVSTINYQGELAVLGTIIDITQKVEEEMRINKAVTHMQEMERQEIGMELHDNVKQILAASLLNMDYAQMCMDDPEMAVGVIEKAKKYMGEAIHELRRISHQLAPSIDSTLLLEEKIWSLISTMNVANSLKVNLQIDAFPKSLDNDLQLAIYRIIQEQFSNILKYAKASEATISVTESNSQIIMTIKDNGQGFDIESKKIGIGLENIRRRAQVYNGKVTIDSSVGNGCELKVSIPQLN; encoded by the coding sequence ATGTTGAAAAACCTTTGGCCTGCTAAGATTCGAACCCAGTTGATATTAGGAATTGCATTAGTCCATTTAGGAATGATGGCGTTTTTTGTATTTGACATGGTCGAGCGACAGCGCACATTCTTGAAAAAGCAAAATCATGATCAGACAGTTAGTCTTGTAAGTGATTTTGCCGTTAACGCTAATTCGTTCATTGTTTCAAATGATTTTGACAGACTTGAACGTTTGGTGCGCTCTCATGGCAACTTCCCAAATTTGAAATATGCCATGATCTTGTCTCCGGACGGATTGGTGTTAGCGCATACCAATACCGCTTTTGTGGGCTTAAATGTTTCAGACAGTATTAGTCTTAGATTAAGAAATGTACGCCAAACGCAAACGCTAATTGAAAACAATCGAATTCTGGATATTGCAGTTCCTATCTTACAGAATAGGAACATAGTTGGCTGGGCAAGAGTAGGAGTAGGGCAAGAATACATTTATGATAATCTCTTTATAATCCTTCGAAATGGTATTTTGTATATAGTACTGGCTCTAGTAATAGGGTCATTTTTTGCTTTTTTAATTGGAAGAAAGTTGAGTAACGGGCTTTACAAGCTTATTGACGTCACTAAGAAAATTAAAAATGGCGATCGTAATGTGAGAGTTGCAGGGTCTAATAGTTTTGAAATTGACGAACTAGGGATGGCCTTAAACCAGATGCTGGATGAGATAAGTACCAATGAAAGATTGCTTTCAAAAATGTTGGAGAATATGCCTGTTGGTGTGTGGATCATCAATGAAAAAGGAGATATTGTTTCTGCAAATGCCGCAGCCAAAGAAATTTGGGGCGGTGCAATATATGGGGCTATAGAAGTATATAGCGAGTACAAAGCCTGGAATACAGTAACCCACCGGCGCATACAACCAAATGAATGGGGAGCTACTATTGCTCTTGAAAAAGGGATCCCCGTTTTAAACCAGGAAATAGCGATTGAAGGGTTTGACAAAAGCCGAAAGATTCTCCTGAACTCCGCCATTCCACTGACGGATAGCAATGGTAAAATAAATGGGGCTATTGCAATCAATGTTGATATTACTGAAGAAAAAGAAAATACGGCCAAGTTAAAAGAACGGGAAGGTCAGCTCCGCATTTTTGTAGAACATAGCCCTGCATCGCTGGCAATGTTTGATGCCGAAATGAACTATATGGTAGTTAGCCGCCGATGGTTAATGGATTATGGGTTGAAAGAAAAGGAGGTAATTGGCAGGTGCCATTACGATGTATTTCCAAATGTGCCAGAACGCTGGAAACAGATTCACCAGCGTTGCCTTACAGGTACTATTGAGAAATGCGAAGAAGATACCGTTATTGGAAAGAATGGCGCTTTGGAATGGATCAAATGGGAAATACATCCCTGGTGTAAAGCTTCAGGTGAGATAGGTGGTATAATCATGCTAACCGAAGTGATAACAGAGAAAAAAGAAACAGACCTACGCTTTAAAAACCTGGTAGAAAAAGCCCTGATCGGTATCTGGATCATACAAAATGAACGATTTGTATACGTTAATCCTCGTTTGGCAGAAAAGCTTGGCTATACTGATGATGAATTACTGCAAATGGATAGTATCTATTCGGTAATATACCATAAGGATATAGAACTTGTCAAAGCAAAATTGCAGTTGCGATTAGAGGGCGAAACTGAAAATACTCAATATGAAATAAGATGCAGAAGAAAAGATGGTAAGATCATCTGGGTAGAAGTAAATGGCTCTGAAACACTCTTTATGGGTGCAAAAGCTGTTATTGGCGTTATGAAAAATATCACGGAGCGGAAGGAATTTGAATCGCTGATCTTACACGAGAAAAAACTGTCAGAAACGATTATTAACGGCTTGCCTGGCATTTTCTATATGGCTGATAAAGAAGGCCGCTTAATTCGCTGGAATAAGAATTTCGAAACCATTTCTGGCTATACTCATAGGGAGGTAGGGCAGATGTATGCTACCGATTTTGTAGAGATAAGTGAAATTGATCTTGCTTTAAGTATACGACAAGAAGCCTTTCTCAGAGGTAAAGCCAGTGTAGAGATGCCGATTTTGACAAAACAAAAGCACCGGCTGATCTTTTATATAACGTTTATGCCAGTATTATATAATGACGAACAGTATATACTTGGTATCGGGATTGATTTTACGGAAAAGAAAAAAACGGAAAGAGCACTATTAAAAAAGAACTGGGAGAATAACGAGCGGGTGAAAGAGTTAAGATGTTTGTATAAGTTGTCTGAATTGTCTTATTCAAAACAGCTTGCCATTGAAGATATAATGATAGAATGTGTCGCTATTATTCCGCCAGCATACCAATATCCTGATATTACCTATGTTAAATTAGAATTTGGGGATAAAAGTTTTAAATCACAAAAATTCTTTGAAACAGAATGGAAGCAGGAGGCTAGCATTTCAATTAAAGGAAACAAGATCGGCAAGTTAAGCGTCTATTATTCAGAAGAGCGCCCTGTTTTTGACGAAGGGCCATTCTTGAATGAAGAGCGATACCTGATTACTTCAATAGCGGAGATTCTAAGTAATGCCATTGAAAGAAAGATGGCAGAGGGTGAAGTGCTTAAATTAAATAGACTCTACCAGTTTACGAGTAATATCAATGAAATGATGCTTAGAGCAGCCGATGATGAAACCATATTTGCTGAGGCTTGTCAAATTGCTATTGATCATGGAGGGTTTCAAATGGCATGGGTTGGATTATATAATGAGGTATTAGATTCCATAACCCCAGTTGCCTGGGCTGGGAATGAAAACGGTTTTTTAGAGGCTAAGAATTATAAATCACTTCCAGTATCTACGGCCACAACTCCTGTGGCGCGTGCCATACGAAGTAGAAAGCCATACTGTTTCAATAATGTTTCAAATAATCCTGGGGTTGCTGATTTAAGAGAATTGATGCTGGAACGAAATTACCAATCAGGGATATCGTTGCCCATTCTTGTAAATGGCAAAGTCGTAGCAGCATTCATTATTATGATGTCCGAATCCAATTTTTTCAATGAAACAGAAATCAAACTGCTGCAAAAAGTAACAGATAATATTGCTTACGCGCTTGATAAGGTAAGAATTAAACATTTGCAGGTAAAATCTGAAGCAGAATTAAGAGAAAGTGAAGAGAAGTTTAGGCGTTTGGTTGAAGAGTCGTTGGTAGGTGTATTCATACTGCATCAGGAGAAGTTCATGTATGTCAATCTACAGTTTGAAAAAATATCCGGTTATTCTAAAGAGCAGCTACTAAAAAATTTAAGATTTGATAACCTGGTTCACAATGATGATTTGCAAAGAGTATGGGCAAAATATAAAAACAGGTTCAATGGGCCAAAGGTTGCCGATCATTACCTACTAAAGGCTAAGCATCGTAATGGATCGGTAGTGCATGTAGAACTGATTGTTTCAACCATAAACTATCAGGGCGAACTAGCTGTGTTAGGAACGATCATTGACATTACACAAAAGGTTGAGGAGGAAATGAGAATTAATAAGGCCGTTACGCACATGCAAGAAATGGAGCGCCAGGAAATAGGCATGGAGCTGCATGATAATGTGAAACAGATACTGGCTGCTTCTTTATTGAACATGGATTATGCCCAAATGTGTATGGATGATCCTGAAATGGCAGTGGGTGTTATTGAAAAGGCTAAAAAGTATATGGGCGAAGCGATCCATGAGCTAAGACGCATTTCACATCAATTAGCACCCTCTATTGATTCTACATTATTGTTAGAGGAAAAGATATGGTCGTTGATCAGCACTATGAATGTAGCAAATAGCTTAAAAGTAAACTTGCAAATTGATGCATTTCCAAAATCGCTGGATAATGACTTGCAGTTAGCTATTTATAGAATTATACAGGAGCAATTTAGTAACATTCTAAAATATGCGAAAGCATCTGAAGCTACAATTAGTGTTACTGAGTCCAATAGTCAAATCATCATGACGATAAAAGACAATGGGCAAGGCTTTGATATAGAAAGCAAAAAAATAGGTATTGGTTTGGAGAATATCAGAAGAAGAGCGCAGGTTTATAATGGTAAAGTTACCATCGATTCTTCTGTCGGAAATGGCTGTGAGTTGAAGGTAAGTATTCCACAACTTAACTAG